In Capsicum annuum cultivar UCD-10X-F1 chromosome 11, UCD10Xv1.1, whole genome shotgun sequence, one genomic interval encodes:
- the LOC107848110 gene encoding serine/threonine-protein kinase AFC2 isoform X1, with protein sequence MEMDYVTEYPHSYMDRRPKKRPRLDWHPSHTPKAQSGIYYGQEVGNSSSYVHSRLLPDHDNLYVKGLAQKGSPPRREDDKDGHYMFELGENLTIRYKILKKIGEGTFGQVLECWDREQKEFVAIKIIRSIKKYREAAMVEVDVLQLLGRYDRDGSRCVQLRNWFDYRNHICLVFEKLGPSLFDFLRKNSYRAFPVDLVREIGRQLLECVAFMHDMRLIHTDLKPENILFVSAEYIKVPDYKGTPWSHRDRSFYKRLPKSSAIKVIDFGSTAYERPDHNYIVSTRHYRAPEVILGLGWSYPCDLWSVGCILVELCSGEALFQTHENLEHLAMMERVLGPLPSQMLNKVDRHAEKYLRRGRLDWPEGATSRESIKSVMKLPRLQNLVMQHVDHSAGDLIDLLQGLLRFDPSMRMAARDALRHPFFTRDQFRRL encoded by the exons ATGGAAATGGATTACGTAACGGAGTATCCACATTCTTACATGGATCGTCGTCCTAAGAAACGTCCAAGATTAGATTGGCATCCTTCTCACACCCCTAAG GCTCAGTCAGGAATTTATTATGGGCAAGAAGTTGGCAATTCATCGAGCTATGTGCATTCAAGGTTACTACCTGATCATGATAATTTATATGTAAAAGGACTGGCTCAAAAAGGCTCTCCCCCACGGCGAGAAGATGACAAAGATGGACATTACATGTTTGAGCTTGGAGAGAATTTAACAATTCGCT ATAAAATTCTTAAAAAGATTGGTGAAG GTACTTTTGGTCAAGTTCTAGAATGTTGGGACAGAGAGCAGAAGGAATTTGTTGCCATCAAAATTATCCGAAGTATAAAGAAGTATCGTGAAGCAGCAATGGTCGAAGTCGACGTGCTTCAGTTACTAGGGAGATATGATAGGGATGGAAGCCG TTGTGTACAATTACGGAACTGGTTTGATTATCGTAACCATATTTGCTTA GTATTTGAGAAGCTTGGGCCAAGTTTATTCGATTTTCTACGGAAAAACAGTTATCGCGCATTTCCAGTTGATCTAGTTCGTGAAATTGGGAGGCAATTGTTGGAATGTGTAGCAT TCATGCATGATATGCGCCTCATCCATACGGACCTTAAGCCCGAGAATATACTCTTTGTTTCTGCAGAATACATAAAAGTGCCCGACTACAAG GGTACACCATGGTCACACAGGGACAGGTCATTTTATAAAAGGTTACCAAAGTCTAGTGCTATCAAAGTAATTGACTTTGGTAGCACTGCTTACGAACGACCAGATCACAACTATATTGTGTCCACACGACATTACCGTGCACCTGAAGTTATTCTTG GCCTTGGATGGAGCTACCCATGTGATTTATGGAGCGTGGGCTGCATCCTGGTGGAACTATGCTCA GGTGAAGCTTTATTCCAGACACACGAGAATTTGGAGCACCTTGCCATGATGGAGAGAGTATTGGGTCCATTACCGTCGCAAATGTTAAATAAAGTGGA TCGACATGCAGAAAAATATTTAAGGAGGGGTAGATTAGACTGGCCTGAAGGTGCCACTTCCCGAGAGAGTATAAAGTCTGTGATGAAACTGCCTCGTCTCCAG AATTTGGTGATGCAGCATGTTGATCATTCTGCTGGTGATCTTATCGACCTTTTGCAAGGTCTCCTTAGATTCGACCCATCTATGAGAATGGCGGCTCGTGATGCCCTAAGGCATCCTTTTTTCACTAGGGACCAATTCCGGAGGTTataa
- the LOC107848110 gene encoding serine/threonine-protein kinase AFC2 isoform X2, translating into MVEVDVLQLLGRYDRDGSRCVQLRNWFDYRNHICLVFEKLGPSLFDFLRKNSYRAFPVDLVREIGRQLLECVAFMHDMRLIHTDLKPENILFVSAEYIKVPDYKGTPWSHRDRSFYKRLPKSSAIKVIDFGSTAYERPDHNYIVSTRHYRAPEVILGLGWSYPCDLWSVGCILVELCSGEALFQTHENLEHLAMMERVLGPLPSQMLNKVDRHAEKYLRRGRLDWPEGATSRESIKSVMKLPRLQNLVMQHVDHSAGDLIDLLQGLLRFDPSMRMAARDALRHPFFTRDQFRRL; encoded by the exons ATGGTCGAAGTCGACGTGCTTCAGTTACTAGGGAGATATGATAGGGATGGAAGCCG TTGTGTACAATTACGGAACTGGTTTGATTATCGTAACCATATTTGCTTA GTATTTGAGAAGCTTGGGCCAAGTTTATTCGATTTTCTACGGAAAAACAGTTATCGCGCATTTCCAGTTGATCTAGTTCGTGAAATTGGGAGGCAATTGTTGGAATGTGTAGCAT TCATGCATGATATGCGCCTCATCCATACGGACCTTAAGCCCGAGAATATACTCTTTGTTTCTGCAGAATACATAAAAGTGCCCGACTACAAG GGTACACCATGGTCACACAGGGACAGGTCATTTTATAAAAGGTTACCAAAGTCTAGTGCTATCAAAGTAATTGACTTTGGTAGCACTGCTTACGAACGACCAGATCACAACTATATTGTGTCCACACGACATTACCGTGCACCTGAAGTTATTCTTG GCCTTGGATGGAGCTACCCATGTGATTTATGGAGCGTGGGCTGCATCCTGGTGGAACTATGCTCA GGTGAAGCTTTATTCCAGACACACGAGAATTTGGAGCACCTTGCCATGATGGAGAGAGTATTGGGTCCATTACCGTCGCAAATGTTAAATAAAGTGGA TCGACATGCAGAAAAATATTTAAGGAGGGGTAGATTAGACTGGCCTGAAGGTGCCACTTCCCGAGAGAGTATAAAGTCTGTGATGAAACTGCCTCGTCTCCAG AATTTGGTGATGCAGCATGTTGATCATTCTGCTGGTGATCTTATCGACCTTTTGCAAGGTCTCCTTAGATTCGACCCATCTATGAGAATGGCGGCTCGTGATGCCCTAAGGCATCCTTTTTTCACTAGGGACCAATTCCGGAGGTTataa
- the LOC107848110 gene encoding serine/threonine-protein kinase AFC2 isoform X3: MIGMEAVMHDMRLIHTDLKPENILFVSAEYIKVPDYKGTPWSHRDRSFYKRLPKSSAIKVIDFGSTAYERPDHNYIVSTRHYRAPEVILGLGWSYPCDLWSVGCILVELCSGEALFQTHENLEHLAMMERVLGPLPSQMLNKVDRHAEKYLRRGRLDWPEGATSRESIKSVMKLPRLQNLVMQHVDHSAGDLIDLLQGLLRFDPSMRMAARDALRHPFFTRDQFRRL, from the exons ATGATAGGGATGGAAGCCG TCATGCATGATATGCGCCTCATCCATACGGACCTTAAGCCCGAGAATATACTCTTTGTTTCTGCAGAATACATAAAAGTGCCCGACTACAAG GGTACACCATGGTCACACAGGGACAGGTCATTTTATAAAAGGTTACCAAAGTCTAGTGCTATCAAAGTAATTGACTTTGGTAGCACTGCTTACGAACGACCAGATCACAACTATATTGTGTCCACACGACATTACCGTGCACCTGAAGTTATTCTTG GCCTTGGATGGAGCTACCCATGTGATTTATGGAGCGTGGGCTGCATCCTGGTGGAACTATGCTCA GGTGAAGCTTTATTCCAGACACACGAGAATTTGGAGCACCTTGCCATGATGGAGAGAGTATTGGGTCCATTACCGTCGCAAATGTTAAATAAAGTGGA TCGACATGCAGAAAAATATTTAAGGAGGGGTAGATTAGACTGGCCTGAAGGTGCCACTTCCCGAGAGAGTATAAAGTCTGTGATGAAACTGCCTCGTCTCCAG AATTTGGTGATGCAGCATGTTGATCATTCTGCTGGTGATCTTATCGACCTTTTGCAAGGTCTCCTTAGATTCGACCCATCTATGAGAATGGCGGCTCGTGATGCCCTAAGGCATCCTTTTTTCACTAGGGACCAATTCCGGAGGTTataa
- the LOC107846909 gene encoding uncharacterized protein At1g08160, whose amino-acid sequence MYRQRETNPYFLPPHAPPLEQHDQSQHPPFSSQFPPVLPSNEPHSPGDSYFPSPTMPVPTRHPQSQLHSGPQPHFGHDSHLPTPVPPPRHQPHSGSRPNSGHDSHLPAPVPPSQHQPHSGSRPQSQHHRHSSGLVRVPTRRKTRPFAWLVAGFCALFWVMVIVAGLAILIIYLVFRPRNPKFDINSATLNAAYLDMGYLLNADLTILANFTNPNKKGRVDFHYAILDLYHGGHLLASSYMDPFSTMSHESRFQDVHLVSSQVRLPLEQSQQLKKEVDSGRVKFEVKGLFRARSNLGSFLQYSYWLYAQCTIIVTSPPTGVLIGRKCVTKR is encoded by the exons ATGTACCGTCAGCGCGAAACCAACCCCTATTTTCTTCCACCACATGCTCCTCCTCTTGAACAACATGATCAATCACAACATCCTCCTTTCTCTTCTCAATTTCCACCAGTTCTGCCTTCTAATGAACCACATTCCCCTGGTGACTCTTATTTTCCGAGTCCAACAATGCCAGTGCCAACAAGACATCCCCAGTCACAGCTACATTCAGGACCACAACCACATTTTGGTCACGACTCTCATTTACCAACACCAGTACCGCCACCAAGACATCAGCCACATTCAGGATCTCGACCAAATTCCGGTCATGACTCTCATTTACCAGCACCAGTGCCACCATCACAACATCAGCCACATTCAGGATCTCGACCACAGAGCCAACATCATCGTCACTCTTCAG GTCTAGTGCGAGTGCCCACTAGGCGTAAAACTAGGCCATTTGCATGGCTAGTTGCAGGTTTTTGtgcacttttctgggtcatggtAATAGTGGCTGGCCTAGCAATCCTGATCATCTATCTTGTATTTCGcccaagaaatccaaagtttGACATAAATAGCGCCACACTCAACGCAGCCTATCTTGATATGGGATACCTCCTTAATGCTGATCTTACTATACTTGCAAACTTCACAAATCCAAACAAGAAAGGCAGGGTGGATTTCCATTACGCCATTCTTGACCTTTATCATGGTGGACACCTATTGGCTTCCAGTTACATGGACCCTTTCTCAACGATGAGCCATGAGTCGAGGTTTCAAGATGTTCACTTGGTGAGCAGCCAAGTGCGTCTCCCTTTGGAACAAAGCCAACAGCTGAAGAAGGAAGTGGATAGTGGAAGAGTGAAGTTTGAAGTGAAGGGTTTGTTTAGAGCAAGGTCTAATTTAGGGAGCTTCCTTCAATACTCCTACTGGTTGTATGCCCAGTGCACAATTATCGTTACCAGTCCTCCAACTGGTGTCTTGATTGGCAGGAAGTGCGTCACAAAGCGCTAA